A window of the Lysinibacillus irui genome harbors these coding sequences:
- a CDS encoding ArsR/SmtB family transcription factor, protein MSLTSISKHIKVLDRAKLVERSVNGRIHLCRLNKESLSQAMECFMKSPGTIVSIFWKVNYSKQKIKNINLHKGVNV, encoded by the coding sequence ATGTCTTTGACTAGTATTTCAAAACATATAAAAGTTCTGGATCGGGCAAAACTTGTTGAAAGGAGTGTAAATGGAAGAATTCATTTATGTCGGTTAAACAAGGAATCATTATCCCAAGCAATGGAATGTTTTATGAAAAGTCCTGGAACAATCGTTTCAATCTTTTGGAAAGTGAATTATTCAAAGCAAAAAATAAAGAACATTAATTTACATAAAGGAGTGAATGTATGA
- a CDS encoding SRPBCC family protein: protein MSDVSTTTLIMIRIFDVSTERVFNAWLNPEMMRKWFFTLEGTNKITQNNPQVGGTWEIVDHREGKDYRAIGEYLEIDPPKKIVFTFKMPQFSELEDTIIVELKELKQGCEMTFKQVIHVPHEKNWSESDIEKALVEWHDSTEHGWNLMFMGLKELLETGKISYKG from the coding sequence ATGAGTGACGTTTCCACAACCACTTTAATAATGATAAGAATTTTTGATGTATCGACTGAAAGAGTTTTTAATGCATGGTTGAACCCAGAAATGATGAGAAAATGGTTTTTTACATTGGAAGGGACGAATAAGATAACACAAAATAATCCGCAAGTTGGTGGTACTTGGGAAATTGTTGACCATCGGGAAGGGAAGGATTACCGTGCGATTGGGGAGTACCTTGAAATTGATCCTCCGAAAAAAATCGTGTTCACTTTTAAAATGCCACAATTCAGCGAATTAGAAGATACGATTATAGTTGAGCTAAAAGAACTTAAACAAGGCTGTGAGATGACATTCAAACAAGTTATTCATGTTCCTCATGAAAAGAATTGGTCAGAATCTGATATAGAAAAAGCCCTTGTCGAATGGCATGACAGTACCGAACATGGCTGGAATTTAATGTTTATGGGACTTAAAGAATTATTGGAGACAGGAAAAATTAGCTATAAAGGCTAG
- a CDS encoding SgcJ/EcaC family oxidoreductase: MTQEWKKDKEDINILFNELFSAWSHGDGRAFANCFTEDVDYITFFGQHLKGREEVENSHQDLFNGVLKGSQMQGRITSIRFLNADLAIVHCIGNTKMPSQKNYSEKRASINTNVLVKQNGEWKITSFHNCRIKEPNFLIKWFMKKGKKVQ; encoded by the coding sequence ATGACACAAGAATGGAAAAAAGATAAAGAAGATATAAACATTTTGTTTAATGAATTGTTTTCTGCATGGAGTCATGGGGATGGAAGAGCTTTTGCGAATTGCTTTACAGAAGATGTAGACTATATCACTTTTTTCGGTCAGCATTTAAAAGGCAGGGAAGAAGTGGAGAATTCACATCAAGATTTATTTAATGGTGTTTTAAAAGGTTCGCAAATGCAAGGACGGATTACGAGCATTCGTTTCCTCAATGCTGACCTAGCTATAGTTCACTGTATAGGAAATACGAAAATGCCAAGCCAAAAAAATTATTCGGAGAAAAGGGCGTCCATTAATACGAATGTATTAGTTAAACAAAATGGGGAATGGAAGATTACTTCCTTTCACAATTGTCGGATCAAAGAACCAAACTTTTTAATCAAATGGTTTATGAAAAAAGGTAAAAAGGTACAATGA
- a CDS encoding PadR family transcriptional regulator, translating into MYELLVLSLLMKFPLHAYLISKISNDTIGPWEQVSRGTLSTLLNKLEKAGLIQEADPATVPFPTERPSRTFEITNKGKDRFFELMMDTKKNVGNYQKIFHIKAIYLEFLSEEDQIYLVNHYIKYCQTAIEHIKSQQLEFDENPEQVKSIQGTSFYSAIKSLMRLNTEQWSLEKQWATHLKEQIMMSIKNEKRKDY; encoded by the coding sequence ATGTATGAACTTCTTGTTCTTTCGCTATTAATGAAATTTCCATTACATGCTTATCTTATCTCAAAAATATCTAATGACACCATTGGCCCATGGGAACAAGTGAGCAGAGGAACGCTTTCAACATTGTTAAATAAATTAGAAAAAGCTGGTCTAATTCAAGAGGCTGATCCAGCCACCGTCCCTTTTCCGACCGAACGACCATCTCGTACTTTCGAAATAACTAATAAGGGGAAAGATCGTTTTTTTGAGTTGATGATGGATACCAAAAAAAACGTTGGGAATTACCAAAAAATTTTCCACATAAAGGCGATTTATCTAGAGTTCTTAAGCGAAGAAGATCAGATCTATTTGGTTAATCACTATATAAAATATTGCCAAACAGCAATTGAGCATATCAAGTCGCAGCAATTAGAATTTGACGAAAATCCTGAGCAAGTGAAGTCCATACAAGGTACCTCATTTTATTCGGCCATCAAGAGTTTGATGCGTCTAAATACAGAGCAGTGGAGTCTGGAAAAGCAATGGGCAACTCATCTTAAGGAACAAATTATGATGAGCATAAAAAACGAAAAAAGAAAGGATTATTAA
- a CDS encoding AraC family transcriptional regulator: protein MGQEERTVRFDYDLQIEAYRFEGIMQKFPNHFHEYYVIGFIESGQRRLSCKNEEYVIGTGDIIFFNPLDNHACESIDNEKLDYRCLNIKPEIMRKVTKEITGQDYLPSFASPVACRSEKAQLLHNLHQMIMDEITDFEKEETFYFLIQQLIEEYSEAIEDTEPRAIKQEIENVCHYLEVHYAEHIALDDLAKIANMNKYSLLRSFTQIRGITPYRYLQTVRINEAKKRLEHGVKPLDAAIETGFVDQSHFSNFFMGFIGLTPGQYRDIFIQNEK, encoded by the coding sequence ATGGGACAAGAAGAAAGAACTGTACGTTTTGATTATGATTTACAAATAGAAGCTTATCGTTTTGAAGGTATCATGCAAAAGTTTCCGAACCACTTCCATGAATATTATGTGATTGGGTTTATAGAGAGTGGACAAAGACGATTGTCTTGTAAGAACGAAGAATATGTAATAGGTACCGGTGATATTATATTTTTTAACCCACTGGATAATCATGCCTGTGAATCAATTGACAACGAAAAATTAGACTATCGCTGCTTGAATATCAAGCCTGAAATCATGCGAAAAGTTACAAAAGAGATTACAGGGCAAGATTATCTTCCTTCCTTTGCTTCTCCTGTTGCCTGTCGAAGTGAAAAAGCACAATTGTTGCATAATCTTCACCAGATGATTATGGATGAAATAACAGATTTTGAGAAAGAAGAAACTTTCTATTTTCTTATTCAACAACTTATTGAGGAATATAGCGAAGCCATCGAAGATACAGAACCAAGAGCTATTAAACAAGAAATTGAAAATGTTTGTCACTACCTAGAAGTACATTATGCAGAACATATTGCTTTAGATGATTTAGCAAAGATAGCTAATATGAACAAATATTCTTTGTTACGCTCATTTACCCAAATTCGGGGGATTACCCCGTATCGTTACTTACAAACGGTGCGTATTAATGAAGCAAAGAAACGATTGGAACATGGTGTAAAACCACTTGATGCAGCAATAGAGACGGGTTTTGTAGATCAAAGTCATTTTAGTAATTTCTTTATGGGGTTTATTGGATTAACACCCGGACAATATAGGGATATTTTTATTCAGAATGAAAAATGA
- a CDS encoding proline dehydrogenase family protein — translation MLNEERRFSKALKSIARDQELKAYFQNSKELFSIFIKGANRFLAGETRTEGIERVINLYNKGYRISLEFIGENTTSLEECMLAKNEFKELIKDLGYNQMKATVSFDLSHIGMMISDEVAFTNLEELAKEAQQHNIQLMISMEESQKTDKILSLYKRISKSFSNVGITLQVHLKRSSIDLNGLLKTSGRIRLVKGAYQESEGIYIPRTEELNKRYIEFVSMCIDSNHPLSVATHDENILMDLKEKGFLYNSNVEVEMLDGVRPDLLRSLKEDNIQTKVYVTYGSEWYLYVVHRIAEYPPNIYTFISDMIEQSTNRDKINTY, via the coding sequence ATGCTTAATGAAGAAAGACGTTTTTCCAAAGCTCTCAAATCGATTGCTAGAGATCAAGAACTAAAAGCCTATTTTCAAAATTCAAAAGAACTTTTTTCGATTTTTATTAAAGGTGCTAACCGATTTTTGGCTGGAGAAACACGTACGGAAGGGATAGAGCGTGTTATAAATCTATATAACAAAGGGTATCGGATTTCATTAGAATTTATTGGCGAAAATACAACATCCCTAGAAGAATGTATGCTTGCCAAAAATGAATTCAAAGAATTAATAAAAGATCTTGGGTATAATCAAATGAAGGCTACCGTATCATTTGATCTTTCTCATATCGGAATGATGATTTCTGATGAAGTAGCATTTACCAATTTAGAAGAATTAGCAAAAGAAGCACAACAGCATAATATTCAACTAATGATAAGTATGGAAGAATCACAAAAAACGGATAAAATTTTATCATTATATAAAAGAATATCAAAATCATTCTCAAATGTTGGGATAACATTACAAGTTCATTTGAAGCGTTCTTCTATTGACCTAAATGGACTATTGAAAACCTCAGGTAGAATACGTTTAGTAAAGGGGGCTTATCAAGAGTCTGAAGGTATATATATTCCAAGAACCGAAGAGTTAAATAAACGGTATATAGAATTTGTATCTATGTGTATAGATAGTAATCATCCATTATCTGTTGCTACACATGATGAAAATATATTGATGGACTTAAAAGAAAAAGGATTTCTTTATAATTCGAATGTTGAAGTAGAGATGTTAGATGGGGTTCGACCTGACCTATTAAGATCTTTAAAGGAGGATAATATTCAGACTAAAGTTTATGTAACATATGGTAGTGAATGGTATTTATATGTAGTTCATCGTATTGCTGAATATCCTCCGAATATTTATACTTTTATTTCAGATATGATTGAACAAAGTACCAATAGAGATAAAATAAATACATACTAA